The Candidatus Malacoplasma girerdii genome has a segment encoding these proteins:
- the pgk gene encoding phosphoglycerate kinase has translation MNYTNKKTLKDLNLKNQTVLVRCDFNVPIKEGKIVDDKRIRAALETINYLLRNNNKVIALSHLSRIKGIEDIKSNKKTLAPVATRLGELLKDYEVKFCSSTKFDDIRNCIKTMKDQSVLLLENTRYYDVNEQNEVIKRESKNDPELAKFYASLATAFVNDAFGTAHRAHASNAGIASILKETSCIGFLVEKEINMISKAINEPIRPYVAILGGAKVSDKLKVISNLITKCDKIIITGGMAFTFNAASGKQIGKSICEPEMYDMARSLMKEHGDKLVISEDNLCTYEYADLEPTLYTIEQGIPHNLEGLDIGPKSIAKFASVLKDAKTIIWNGPCGVTEFSHFQAGTRAVAKVVKTATSNGCYSLIGGGDSASAIIQLGFKENDFSFISTGGGAALTLIEGSPLKGIDPIPNK, from the coding sequence ATGAATTACACAAACAAAAAAACTTTAAAAGACTTAAACTTAAAAAATCAAACAGTTTTAGTTCGTTGTGATTTTAACGTTCCAATTAAAGAAGGAAAAATTGTTGATGATAAACGAATTCGTGCTGCTCTTGAAACAATTAATTATTTATTAAGAAATAATAATAAAGTAATTGCTTTAAGCCATTTAAGTCGAATTAAAGGTATTGAAGATATTAAAAGTAACAAAAAAACATTAGCTCCAGTTGCAACTCGTTTAGGTGAACTTTTAAAAGATTATGAAGTAAAATTCTGTAGCAGTACTAAATTTGATGATATTAGAAACTGTATAAAAACAATGAAAGACCAATCTGTTCTTTTACTTGAAAATACACGTTACTATGATGTTAATGAACAAAATGAAGTAATTAAACGTGAAAGCAAAAATGACCCAGAATTAGCTAAATTCTATGCTTCACTTGCTACTGCATTTGTTAATGATGCATTTGGTACAGCACATCGAGCTCACGCATCAAATGCTGGAATTGCTAGTATTTTAAAAGAAACTTCTTGCATTGGGTTCTTAGTTGAAAAAGAAATTAATATGATTTCAAAAGCAATTAATGAACCAATTCGTCCATATGTTGCTATTTTAGGGGGAGCTAAAGTTAGCGATAAGTTAAAAGTTATCAGTAACTTGATCACCAAGTGTGATAAGATTATCATCACTGGTGGAATGGCATTCACTTTTAACGCAGCTAGTGGTAAACAAATTGGTAAATCAATTTGTGAACCAGAAATGTATGACATGGCACGTAGTTTAATGAAAGAACATGGCGATAAGCTAGTGATCAGTGAAGATAATTTATGTACATATGAATATGCTGATCTTGAGCCAACTCTTTATACAATTGAACAAGGAATTCCTCATAATTTAGAAGGGCTTGATATTGGTCCTAAGAGTATTGCTAAATTTGCTAGTGTTTTAAAAGATGCAAAAACAATTATTTGAAACGGTCCTTGTGGTGTTACTGAATTTAGTCATTTCCAAGCTGGAACTCGTGCAGTTGCTAAAGTCGTTAAAACTGCAACAAGTAATGGATGCTATTCATTAATTGGAGGAGGAGATAGTGCAAGTGCAATTATCCAACTTGGTTTTAAAGAAAACGATTTTAGTTTTATTTCTACAGGTGGAGGGGCTGCACTTACACTAATTGAAGGCTCACCACTTAAGGGAATTGACCCAATTCCTAATAAGTAG
- the gap gene encoding glyceraladehyde-3-phosphate dehydrogenase, whose product MTKIAINGFGRIGRLVFKELSKKNNIQIVAINDLTDAKTLAHLLKYDSAHGRCGCDISSKENTLVVNGKEIPIYAEKDPANLPWSKLGVDIVIESTGRFVDKDGASKHLTAGAKKVIISAPAKGEGIPTIVYNVNHKILKATDTIISGASCTTNALAPMCKVLEENFGVVKGLMNTIHAYTADQRLQDAPHRDLRRARAAAVNMVPTSTGAAKAIGLVIPQLKGKLHGLATRVPTITGSIVDLTVELKKSPSIDEINAAMKAGANETLAYNPDCIVSSDIISETHGSIFDPALTNMIEVDGKRLYKVFTWYDNESSYVNQLVRTTIYFANLK is encoded by the coding sequence ATGACAAAAATTGCAATTAATGGCTTTGGAAGAATCGGCCGTTTAGTATTCAAAGAATTATCTAAAAAAAATAATATTCAAATCGTTGCGATTAATGATTTAACTGATGCAAAAACATTAGCACACTTACTAAAATATGACAGTGCCCATGGACGTTGCGGGTGTGACATTAGCTCTAAAGAAAATACTTTAGTTGTTAATGGAAAAGAAATTCCAATTTATGCAGAAAAAGATCCTGCTAATTTACCATGAAGTAAATTAGGTGTTGATATCGTAATTGAATCAACTGGACGTTTCGTTGATAAAGATGGAGCAAGTAAGCACTTAACTGCAGGAGCTAAGAAAGTAATTATTTCTGCTCCAGCTAAAGGTGAAGGAATCCCAACAATTGTTTACAATGTTAACCATAAAATACTTAAAGCAACTGACACAATTATTAGTGGTGCTAGTTGTACAACAAACGCACTTGCACCAATGTGTAAAGTTTTAGAAGAAAACTTTGGTGTTGTTAAAGGTTTAATGAACACAATTCATGCCTATACAGCTGACCAAAGACTTCAAGATGCACCACACAGAGATTTGCGACGTGCACGTGCAGCTGCAGTTAATATGGTACCTACAAGTACAGGCGCAGCTAAGGCAATTGGTTTAGTAATACCACAATTAAAAGGTAAATTGCATGGACTTGCTACACGTGTACCAACAATTACTGGCTCAATCGTTGACTTAACTGTTGAACTTAAAAAATCACCAAGTATTGATGAAATTAATGCAGCAATGAAAGCTGGAGCTAATGAAACATTAGCTTACAACCCTGACTGTATTGTTTCAAGCGATATTATTAGTGAAACTCATGGCTCAATTTTTGATCCAGCTTTAACAAACATGATTGAAGTTGATGGAAAACGTTTATATAAAGTATTCACTTGATACGATAATGAAAGTTCATACGTTAACCAATTAGTTCGTACAACTATTTATTTTGCTAACTTAAAGTAA